The genome window cagcggctggttgaataaatattgtttttcgaaaaaccagaattttgagattgttggaaaaatatcgaCTAAAGATTCATACCAGGAGTGGGTGGCAAACGAtatttttccggcaagttggcaaattgccggaattgaaagtttccggcaaattggcatattgccggaattgaaaatttccgacaaatcggcaaattgccggaattgaaaatttctggtaagtttttaaaattattgcaCCTCTGAgagcacgtggtgccagatTGTCTCATTTAGGTTTGATCTACgtcgatctacaaaaaaatgcgggtaAAGAAACGCagaattttcaactgatttcgcatggttaagaacgtgctgacgtcacattttcctaGTGGAAAAAATCCCGCACTTTTTATAGAGGAGGAAGAGATTCTCAACTGGAGGTTCATGGCAATGGTGATCGGCCGATTGTCCTTATTCCTCTTCACTGGCCTTATATTCGGCACCACGGCACTTATTTTCGCATTCTGCCCGAATTTGTTTACGGATAGCCCAATTGTTGATATTGAATGAACGATTTTGTATTTTACAGTTTGAAATGTTCAGATTATATTAATGTTTTCTTAGATATGAACAATAAAACAGGTATGTGctaattaataatttattgagaGAGACAAACGCCCATGAAAGAGCTCAAAAGATACAAAGAATACAATTAAATTACGAAGAAGTGAGAAGTGAACAATCGATGTGTGCTGCGCTTTACCTGAAAGATGAAAGTATATAAAATGTTATGATGTTAAGGTTCTataaaattctttcaaaaacttaccaaaaacTTCGGGATCAATTTTTCCCACAATCTTGATTGATAATCACATGTTGACCTAGTAACGTATTAAGAATTCTAACATCAACACGTGATTTGATAATGCTTGCTGTGATGATAACCCGAGATTTTAATGGGATAGCATTCTCCACCAACACAGAAAGAATATCACCCGCAGCAGTTTCCAACGAGCACCTAgttccttttttccattttcgaaTAGCTGCGGAATAAGATGGAGTACCGATTGTAAATTGAATAGTAACGGTACGGAGACCGCAGGTAACCTTTTCAACTTTAGTGGGATGAGTGCCACGATCTTCATATAATGTTGCAATAGCTTCCGTATTCACATCGATGCATTCTTCAACAAGTCGGGATAGCATACTTCCATTATCAACCACCTCAAGATCAAGAACTTGCGGCGACATCGCTTCCCAGTGACTGCCAAGATGAGCCGTGCGTCTTCTAACTTCTTCGTATAGAACTCCTGGTTTCAGAGAGCTCAGCGTCAAGCCCGGGGCCGCTTGTGGCAGAAAAGCTCGAACCACCCCTCGACAAGATTCACCAAGTAGTTTTGTAGGCACTGTTAGAGGCGTCAAAATATTATTCACCAGGATCAATCTTTTGTCAGCTTTGAAATGAGATTGGTGGACGGAGAACGGCTCCGGCTGGGTGACACATCTCTGAACGACAGCAAACTTTTCGATACTCCAGTACTTGTGAGATTCCAGCTTCAAAACATGAGTGGAGTCTCTCAAATAGGAATCTGGAGGAACACCGTAGCGAACTTCCAGGCTGAAAACGATTATTAAATCTCCAATTAGGAAATCACTAACAACAGCTTGTCTTTCTGAAAGAATATCATAGGAAAAGCATGAAAGGTCCGCTGAAAAGAGATCCGGACGATCATCAGCAGGCAActctttgaaaactgaaaaacactTTAAACTTGTACCTCCCTGTGCAACCACATAAAGAGCGTACGGCTGAGATGGTTTGGCTCCACAAAAAAAGCTCAATGGAGGTCTCTGACTGTCAGCTGGAATTCTCATATGGCACCTACCAGGCTTCTTCATGCAAGGAATGGTCTCGTTGCGAAAGGCTTGAATATCATCGAGATTAGTGTTCAGAAGCAGACGCTTTACAggattttcggaattttgctCAACGTTTTGCTGGTCATGGTAGTAATCCTCAAATGGGTGACGATCAGAGAGAATTGGATCCTTTAATTTAGCCGATATGGTCTTTGATTCCAAATTATTgggaacaaattttgaattaaccGGTACGGAGACCGTATCAAGTTTCATTTCAGAAACTTTATGGGTAATTGATTGAATATTATTATCGGAATTGAGTCCGCGGAGAAGCTTGCTCTTTTGTAGAGCAGTTGGAGGATCTGGTGGGCTCAGGCCGGGTTGGAACATTTCGAAGTAGGAATCTTCAGATGTTATCTGCAAAATTATTCTTTAAAGTGAGAAAACTGACGAAAATCATAGTATACttggagaaaaataatattaaaacaaaaaaaaaacgaaaaattgaccacaaaacctcaaaaaatgaagatctGGCGTTTAGGATAACCCCCCGCGCACTGCGTATGTGCCCTTCGCTGCAAGACCCACTCGCTACTGTAGTCTGGTTTAAATGCACAGCACACTCTACTTAAAAAGGTTCGGGGCGACAATCAAACTTTTGaggaaaattgttgaaacttcgaaaaaaccAGTGATTTTCAATCAGAACCTGAAAATCATTccgaaataatgttttaaaaatgcatcAACAGCGAATAGAGTTTCTATtaactttttataaattttttaaaaatcgatttcggcataaaaatcattaaaaacaacgaaaaaagcctaaaaattcccaaaaacaatgggaaacgtttgaatttacaattttgccaaactccgaaaaatgtgatactttttgatgttttttggaacaccaaaactactgaattctgaGTAAAAACCTGGtgtctgaataagttccgtgtagAGTGTTtgcttaagcatcaaaataactcaatttatgccattttactaaatttttggcgaacaaatcaatagttttggtcaaaactgtattgttaaatttttgatatgtacggcaaatttcgaaatttgccgagctcggcaaattcggcaaatctacttttttgaaatttgcagtgctcggcaaacggcaaattcagcaaatttgccgcacacccctggctTTCACCCCATAGTAATTGACAAGCCAAAATAGTTCTATAGAACTCCGTAAATCTGTatgggtctcgaagcgacaatcaaatttttgagaaaaaccgtagaatttcgaaaaaaccaGTGATTTTCAATcagagtctgaaaattattccgaaataatgttttaaaaattcatgaataGCGAATAGAGtttctattaaatttttataaagttttaaaaatatcgaattcggcataaaaattcccaaaaaaacgaTGGGAAACGTTTGAATTTACAATATTGCCggcaaatacctaacgagacccgcGGTTCAGGGGCGGGGCGTTTTCAATTGTcagtggagcgcgcttgcacccCCACATATTCACGctccgtaaatccacacaatgTCAGCCCGAAATACGTGCCCACTGGGCCCCAatatgtctgcgtctcttctggACCTTATAAGAAGAAAACGTGTGGCTGtgatcgtggtgagacccattcAGAAAAATAGTGTGTACCTTTAAAGTCGAGTGTCAAATTTTaacggaattaaaatttaaagctgCCCCATTTTCATTCACAACGATGTTAATTTTTGCGGTATTGggggaattgaaaataaaataaataaataaataaactattatacagaaaaaataaattaatgggaaaaaaataaattatttgacagaaaaataatagaaatgcTTGGCTTCAAAGGCTCATGCTCCATCCGCCAACCACATTTATCAGTTGATCTCCGTCCATCGGGAAGTCCTTCGAGTACTGCTTGAATCGATGCAAGTGTCGCCGTGATCGGACCCGTTTCTGACGTTCGACACGATCCATTGGCACGAGCATCGGGAGCACATCTTGAACcaggtctcgccgcgaaaatcGTCCATTGAGAGCCTCGTAAGCGTTCCGGACACCTTCCGAATATCCAGCCTGAGATTCCGCGAGCTTCTGGCGATCCGTATCCCATAGTTTCTCCACTCCCGGTGAGCGGCTCAGAGCCACTGCTCCGTCTGGGAGAACATCCGCGTACTGCTCGAAGAGCTCCTCCATTCGTTCCTGTGTCTTGGTTAAGCTGCAACGTGGCTTTTCCCAGTGCTCGGAGAATCCGGTTGAAACGAGATGGCGAGTTGTAAGTGGGAATGGGCGGTGTGGAGCCAGCGAGAAAAGATGAGCTTGATGGAGGAGAGCACTCAGATCGTGATTCACGGACTCGGAGAGCTGCTTGATCGTCGCGTCGTCGATAATCACGTTACGGCACGAGTAGAcgagattctgaaattaaaagaattttaataatttttttaaaatttaaatttttcgctaaattttttttccacctttttggaaatcaatctgataaaaaatattataaattcgaaaaaaattaattttggaaaccaGTTTTCAGTAGTTAagctcaaaattccaaaaaaaatcgggaatttttcaccaaaaccGAGGTTTAGAGGAACAATTTCGCtggaaatgtgtttttttggaaatttctggaaatttttttagcgtCTTTTCCGCTTCATTTTAAGCCGAAATTAgtagaaaattcgatttttgatcattttgatcttaaaaatgtttctgaaatttctagaagtACCTGTACATATTTCTGTACTCTGCATTGATTTCTATTCAAGCAAATCTCCAAATGGGGCCTCCGTAGCTCAACTTGTCCCCATCGTCGTGGCCATTCTTGCTCACAAGTGAACACAACCGGCACGGCAGCTTCATTCACAGCTTCCAGAAGTCCAAGGATCCCATGACGATCGAGAGTCTCAAAGAACACATCGACATGCTCAAAGACCACTAGACTCTGCACAAAATCCTTTGGCGCCAGTTGTGGTGGTGGTGCTGGAGTTTCACGCGGAATTGTCTTGTAAAACGGGATGGTACGAGTCGGATGCGGCTGCTGATCCACACGATGAGAACGGAGAGCCTCCTGAAGGTTTCTCTTGATCTCTGAGCCACTTCTGCCGGTTTCCGGGCCAATTGAGATTATACGCATGTTTTCTTGCTTGGCGAGAGCAcggaactgcaaaaaattttaaatttttggagaaaaccagatttttttcttgcagaAAATGTTAGagttttcgtttaaaaaaagacgattttttaacattaattttcgttgaaaaaacaCAAGAAGTTTACCATTTTTGAGTGCCGTaattgccggaagttttggaaaccggcaattgcaggaattgccggaaatttccaaaaccggcaattgcagaatttgccgatttccgaaaattttcaaaactggcagttgcagaaattgccgaattcgccaaaaatttccaaaaccggcaattgccgaatttgctggaaattttcaaaactggcaattacagaaattgccgaattcgccaaaaatttccaaaaccggcaattgccgaatttgctggaaattttcaaaactggcaattacagaaattgccgaattcgccaaaaatttccaaaaccggcaattaccgaatttgctggaaattttggaaaccggcaattgcaaaaattgccgaattcgtcaaaaatttccaaaaccggcaattgccgaatgttttcaaaacaggcaattgcagaaattgccgaaaatatataaaaccggcaattgccgaaattgccaaaaatttccgatttctgAGCAACCCTGAATTAGagcttttttattcaaaagtttctgatttttttccaaaaattccaattttttctgaaaatctccaAGCTTCATCCCGTACCAAGGCGGTCTTTCCAACTCCAGACGGTCCAATCAACACCAGAGGATTCTCCAGATCATCATCCTGATGCTCCACTTCATAATCCTCATCGGATTCATGATCCTCATCCCGTCGcttcctctttttcttcttccccTGCTGCTCCGCAATCTCTCGCTCCATGGCTTTCCGCACTCGACGCTTCCATCTTCGGAGCCATCCCCGCACCGTTGGCTCTTCTTCGGCTCCTTCTACCAGTGAATCCATCGTCGACGGATATATTGTTGTTGTGCAGCTATTTTGGGGCACTTCCAGCTTTTCCAGCGATGAATCCGGCGGATTTTGAGCCATTGTGAGTTCCCGGCTTCGCTCGTAGGGCTTATGGAGCTCAAGGAGATCCTCCTGAAGCTCAGAGACAATCCCAGTTgaatctagaatttttgggTCGAAACTTCTAGATTTGAAGATCTTCCCATCGTCGATTTCTGCGAATTCCTCGAAAATCGCTGGCAAAATTGggattttctcgaaaaactgATAGGTTTCAGCGCACAAATCTCCCCAATGCTCTTTTCGACGGACTCCGTTGCTCTTTTTGGAGAAGCTGGAGCTCGGCGGGCCTGAAACTGATCCCATTGGGCTATCCGATAGAGTTGTCACTTTTGGAGTGACTGCAGGCTTCACAGGTTTTGgagagaaaatcgagaaaactgGGCCGGAGCTGCTGGGCTTTTGGCTTGTTGGTGGAGTTGATTTGGTCtggaaaattgggtttttaagaaaaagaaggctttttcggctaaaaattaggctttttcgaatttttttaatagaaaaccAGTgttagtttccaaaaaaagctttcaaaaaaaatcatttttcgacgattttttgattttctagaaataaataattgaattttcttaatttttctctcaaaaatctaaaaaattgtgtacCTCCGCCTTTTTCAGCTCTAGCATCTTCTTATTTCCCACTACTGGAgttgatttcgaaaaaatcgtcgccaatttcccattttccgGCGCCTCAGGACTCGAAATAACCACAATTTCTTCCTCGGTTTCCGGCGCTGCGTCGTCAGAAGTGGGCAGGGGCTTCGCAACTCTGAAGTACGCAGAAGATCTACGGATTTTGagtttcttcttctcctctttgATCTCTTCCGATGATTTTGCAGGAGGCTCCACGGTTTTTTCCGGAGACTCAGATTTCCGAGATGGCTCGGCATCTTTTTCCAGGGTTTTTGGTTCCACGGATTTTGCAGCCATTGATTTCCGAGCTGTTCGGACCTTAGGCTCCACCTCCTTATCCAGAGATTTCGATTCCAGAGATTTCGATTCCACGGAGTTTCCGGAATATGCAGAGGATCTTCGCGATCTCTTCTTCTCAGCTTCAAGTGGTTTGGAAATAGATTCCACCTCCTTTTCCGCAGATCCAAAGTACGCTGAATATCTGCGATTTTTGCGTTGTTTCTTCTCGGATTCCACCGCCATTTCCACACAGTTGACTTCCACGGAGTCGGCTTCCCCATCCAGAGACACCACAGGTTTCTTGGCAGATCTCGGCGCGAAAAAGCTGTGAATTTCCGATTTAAGAGGTCCTCGTTTCGCCAGGGGCTCCAGATCATAGCCGGGATCGtggttttctcgttttttcgaGCTGCTTTCCTCGCGTTCGTCTTCCAGCAAATCACACGACTTCACCGGAGGCTCTATGGCATCCGGATTCAGACGAAGCGATCTACGGGATCGCTTGGATTTTTGCTCTGGCTCCTCCAATCTCGGCTTCTCAATTTTCGCTGGCGACTTCAGAGGTGACGCTGCGCCGAGGATGAGAGATTTCCGGCGTGATGATGGTCGCGTTTTCGATTCCACCGATTTCGTGTTCACCGACTCAAGTGCGGTCTCCGTCACAGATTCAGCCGAGTAGGATGCAATTGATGACGTGGATGGTGCAGAGCCTCCTCCTCCGTCGCCGAACACCATTTCCGCGTTGAATTGGAAAACGTCCTCCGATTGCATTTGCTCgagctgaaagaaaaaattgaagaaaaaatcaatattagaCTCCACCCATTTTTTACCTTTGCCTGTGACGTAGGTGTCAATCGGAGTTTTACTGTGCTGAGGCGTTCTCTGTTCGGATTCATCGTGTCCTCCTCATCGTCCGAGTGTGGCATCACCAAATCGTTTggattctgcaaaaaaaagagattgtccgagaggagtacacgggGAAAAGTTGcagattttgatgaaaatgtgAAGTTTTTCGGGTGAAAAAGTGTCAAATTAGTGtactttttgtgaaaataagcccattttcagtaatttcagACTTATTTTTGGCtttaaaaatactaaaaacgccaaaaactggaaaattcacGGATTTCCGAGAgaaaacttggttttttcaacgaaaatctggcatttttcagttaaaaaccgCGCTAAAAACGTgttttctcttaaaatttcGGGGACTTTCAgcgatttttcggcaaaaaatcgatttttcagcttattCCGCAGCCTACTAACATAATTGGGCCTCGGCGTTATCACTCGAATCGAGCATATCTTGTTGAACTTCAGTTTTCCCGATGTTCCACGCTTTTGCGGCGTTTTCGACATGCTTCTACGATATTTCTGCATCACACGTTGAGCGGCCTGCTGGGTCAGcgattttcgtggcgggatCATCGCACCGTCAGCTGGACGAACTCGAATCGGCGTTTTGGTGGCGGATTTGAGGCATGGCTTCACGGCGACACGTTCTCCAACGTCGAACTGAAATTAGAATCGTTGAAAAAACGTTGTGAGACccatttatcagtttttgaatttcatgagcctttgaaatacaaaaatcgatcaaaataattgattttcagccaaaatcttcat of Caenorhabditis elegans chromosome II contains these proteins:
- the Y53F4B.10 gene encoding AAA_12 domain-containing protein (Partially confirmed by transcript evidence) — protein: MFQPGLSPPDPPTALQKSKLLRGLNSDNNIQSITHKVSEMKLDTVSVPVNSKFVPNNLESKTISAKLKDPILSDRHPFEDYYHDQQNVEQNSENPVKRLLLNTNLDDIQAFRNETIPCMKKPGRCHMRIPADSQRPPLSFFCGAKPSQPYALYVVAQGGTSLKCFSVFKELPADDRPDLFSADLSCFSYDILSERQAVVSDFLIGDLIIVFSLEVRYGVPPDSYLRDSTHVLKLESHKYWSIEKFAVVQRCVTQPEPFSVHQSHFKADKRLILVNNILTPLTVPTKLLGESCRGVVRAFLPQAAPGLTLSSLKPGVLYEEVRRRTAHLGSHWEAMSPQVLDLEVVDNGSMLSRLVEECIDVNTEAIATLYEDRGTHPTKVEKVTCGLRTVTIQFTIGTPSYSAAIRKWKKGTRCSLETAAGDILSVLVENAIPLKSRVIITASIIKSRVDVRILNTLLGQHVIINQDCGKN
- the Y53F4B.9 gene encoding AAA+ ATPase domain-containing protein (Confirmed by transcript evidence), encoding MEENPTLDENSLPSTSAPPEPIPEHKEHTEEPKRPARRRSSLGIKIMSSFISSGSEDVMSPVQKRVQPKRMAQLKIAPLPLVQPPPPPRTRACQRPIRYSFDVGERVAVKPCLKSATKTPIRVRPADGAMIPPRKSLTQQAAQRVMQKYRRSMSKTPQKRGTSGKLKFNKICSIRVITPRPNYNPNDLVMPHSDDEEDTMNPNRERLSTVKLRLTPTSQAKLEQMQSEDVFQFNAEMVFGDGGGGSAPSTSSIASYSAESVTETALESVNTKSVESKTRPSSRRKSLILGAASPLKSPAKIEKPRLEEPEQKSKRSRRSLRLNPDAIEPPVKSCDLLEDEREESSSKKRENHDPGYDLEPLAKRGPLKSEIHSFFAPRSAKKPVVSLDGEADSVEVNCVEMAVESEKKQRKNRRYSAYFGSAEKEVESISKPLEAEKKRSRRSSAYSGNSVESKSLESKSLDKEVEPKVRTARKSMAAKSVEPKTLEKDAEPSRKSESPEKTVEPPAKSSEEIKEEKKKLKIRRSSAYFRVAKPLPTSDDAAPETEEEIVVISSPEAPENGKLATIFSKSTPVVGNKKMLELKKAETKSTPPTSQKPSSSGPVFSIFSPKPVKPAVTPKVTTLSDSPMGSVSGPPSSSFSKKSNGVRRKEHWGDLCAETYQFFEKIPILPAIFEEFAEIDDGKIFKSRSFDPKILDSTGIVSELQEDLLELHKPYERSRELTMAQNPPDSSLEKLEVPQNSCTTTIYPSTMDSLVEGAEEEPTVRGWLRRWKRRVRKAMEREIAEQQGKKKKRKRRDEDHESDEDYEVEHQDDDLENPLVLIGPSGVGKTALFRALAKQENMRIISIGPETGRSGSEIKRNLQEALRSHRVDQQPHPTRTIPFYKTIPRETPAPPPQLAPKDFVQSLVVFEHVDVFFETLDRHGILGLLEAVNEAAVPVVFTCEQEWPRRWGQVELRRPHLEICLNRNQCRVQKYVQNLVYSCRNVIIDDATIKQLSESVNHDLSALLHQAHLFSLAPHRPFPLTTRHLVSTGFSEHWEKPRCSLTKTQERMEELFEQYADVLPDGAVALSRSPGVEKLWDTDRQKLAESQAGYSEGVRNAYEALNGRFSRRDLVQDVLPMLVPMDRVERQKRVRSRRHLHRFKQYSKDFPMDGDQLINVVGGWSMSL